The Pseudomonas sp. FP198 genomic interval CTGGACCGATCCCCAGGCGGGCCATATCAGCCCCGAACAGTGGCCCTATGCGCTGGCGAGCATCAAGCGCCTGTCCGCGGTGGCCGAGCGCTTCCCTGCCCTGCTGCCCGCCCCTGGCCTGGCCAAGGACGATCCGATCAATCAGGGTTTTGCGCTGTTCCAAAAAAACTGCCTGGCCTGCCACCGCCTCAACGGTGCAGGTGATGCCCAGTTCGGCCCGGACCTGAACATTCCGTTCAATCCAACCGAGTACTTCTCGGGGGATTTTCTCAAGCGTTACATACGGGATCCGCAGAGCCTGCGGCGCTGGCCTCAAGGAAAGATGCCGGGGTTCTCGGCGGCGGTGCTGCCGGATGCGGAGCTTGATTTGTTGGTGGGATATTTGAAGCATATGGCGGGACGCAAGCAGCGTTGAGTCAATGAAGCTCGATTGCCGTTGACCTTGTGGCGTCAGCGGGATAAACCCCCTCGCCACAAGAGCGCTACATGAAAACGGCCGACACAAAGGTCAGCCGTTGCTGTGCTGCGAAGAGTAAGTATCAGGCCTGCAGGCGACGGATCTCCTGCTTGACGCCCCACCCTTCAATGATGCCACCCAGTGGCTCAACCACCGCCTCGAAGTTCAGTTCGAAGTCACCTATATCGTCGTATGTGGCGTACATCACCCGGCTCAGTTCCAGTGACCAGGCACCATCTTCCCGAGCGCTGATCTGCGCATTCAAAGATTCTCCCCGAAAATGACCTGCCGCCCTGCGCGCCCGTTCCTCGTCGGGAAAAATGGCGTAGAACTCGATGGGATGGAATTGGGAGAAATCGAAACCGCCTTCTTTCATGCGGCGCAACACGCTGGTGCTGATATCTTCTTGATAGGCTGTGCTCATGAAACGTCCTCCTCAGAACCGATGGATAGACTTTCCGTCTTCCCGTGCATGCAACCAGCGGTTACAAGCGATACGGCATCAAATGACCGTCGGGACACAAGCATGTAGCTGACAAGACCGGACCTTGGCGATCCTTTCGCTGATCTCGATTGCAGAGTAGCGTCAAGTCAGTGCGACTGCCAAGCGGGACCAGACAATGAATTTCATGAAACCGGTTTAATGCTGATGATTTCAATGCTGTTCTGGGTTTTCAGGCTCTTGACCGTGGGGTCGTCGGTGCGGCCCTCCAGGTCGTTGAGGTCTAGCTCTTTCGAGAGAGGTACCAGCTTTTCACGAATCAGTTGTGCCGCTTGTTCCATCGTGGGCTCCTGGGCGTAATCAAACTGCTCGGCGATCGTTTCGCCGTGATCGTCAACGAAGATGATTTCCCACTTTTGCATCAGTGTCTCCTTGCTCGATGGAATGGCCTGGCTTACCTCTATCTCGACATTGGCGGCGAAACAATCGTTCCGCTGAGTTCGTTGAGGGCACATACGAAAAAACCGCCTCAAGGGCGGTTTTTCTTGGAGTGACCAGGACTATTTTTCGGCGCGTTCTTTCAACGCTTTCAGGGTATTGAACGGCGCATCCACCACGAACTTGTTAGCCAGCCAGGACGGAACGTCGCCCCCCGGCTCGGTATGGACCTGGTAAATCACCTCGACCTGATCCGCGCCCTTGGGAGTGAATTTCCAGAAACCGTCGACTTTTGCCACTCGCACGAAACCTTTTTCTTCAGGCGCGTAAGTGGGTACGCCCTCGAGTTTGCGGGTCAGGCTGCCATCCGCGCCTTCAATGGTAGTGACTTTCAGGACGGAGTCGCGCGGCTCGACTGGCCATGGCGTGTTGAACCGCGTGTAGGTCCAACTCTGGTCACCTTCGTGCTTGAGCAGCTTCTGGCTCTTGCATTCATGAATCCAGGCACAGGCGCCCGATACGTCCTCCTGCAAGGCTCGCAACTTCGCCATGGTGG includes:
- a CDS encoding cytochrome c, with amino-acid sequence MEGDSLKALIAIGALLLSTPLFAAQLVLELGTQARTWQTEELLKHPEARTVRINEDVSYKKPMSYRAVPLTALLTGVQPDDHLQAVALDGFAAEMPAAPLLNQSGARAWLAIEDPAAPWPSLGEGKRSAGPFYLVWTDPQAGHISPEQWPYALASIKRLSAVAERFPALLPAPGLAKDDPINQGFALFQKNCLACHRLNGAGDAQFGPDLNIPFNPTEYFSGDFLKRYIRDPQSLRRWPQGKMPGFSAAVLPDAELDLLVGYLKHMAGRKQR
- a CDS encoding ribonuclease E inhibitor RraB yields the protein MSTAYQEDISTSVLRRMKEGGFDFSQFHPIEFYAIFPDEERARRAAGHFRGESLNAQISAREDGAWSLELSRVMYATYDDIGDFELNFEAVVEPLGGIIEGWGVKQEIRRLQA
- a CDS encoding START domain-containing protein is translated as MGSLHRMAVLCGLTVLLATATAQAEDWQVAKEKEGIKVSLSEVSGSKYKAYQGVTVMKTTMAKLRALQEDVSGACAWIHECKSQKLLKHEGDQSWTYTRFNTPWPVEPRDSVLKVTTIEGADGSLTRKLEGVPTYAPEEKGFVRVAKVDGFWKFTPKGADQVEVIYQVHTEPGGDVPSWLANKFVVDAPFNTLKALKERAEK